The following coding sequences are from one Triticum aestivum cultivar Chinese Spring chromosome 5A, IWGSC CS RefSeq v2.1, whole genome shotgun sequence window:
- the LOC123102593 gene encoding probable polygalacturonase isoform X1, with amino-acid sequence MSPNARHCHRHCHHHVSSVLTRQPLIFFLVVLASLLAVIGLAQGEAQCARYSGRPRPHSVTITEFGAVGDGLTVNTVPFQNAIFYLRSFADKGGAQLYVPKGRWLTGSFNLTSHLTLFLEKDAVIIGTKDVTQWPIVEPLPSYGQGIDLPGARHRSLINGHNVTDVIITGNNGIVDGQGLIWWNWFRSNKLNYSRPHLVEFEDSEEIVISNLTFLDSPAWGIHPVYCSNVTIRNVTIETELDAPLTNGIVPDSCSNMCIEDSRISVGHDAISLKSGWDNYGITFGRPTSDIHISRVDLQASLGAALAFGSEMSGGISDVHVDHLHIHGSSKGISFRTAPGRGGYIRDAIVSDVQMEDVHVAIEFTGDWSSHPDEHFDLSALPEISGITLKDMVGKNISFAGVLSGIDGDPFTNICLSNINFSIADSAHSASWSCSNISGYSESVFPEACSDLHSQSSNSSICSSTLSYHALATA; translated from the exons ATGTCGCCGAATGCTCGCCACTGCCACCGCCACTGCCACCACCATGTGAGCTCGGTGCTCACTCGTCAGCCTCTCATCTTCTTTCTT GTAGTTCTGGCATCGCTGCTTGCCGTAATTGGCCTCGCGCAGGGGGAGGCGCAATGTGCGCGGTACAGCGGGCGGCCGCGGCCACATAGCGTGACCATCACTGAGTTTGGGGCCGTCGGCGACGGCCTGACCGTCAATACGGTGCCCTTCCAGAACGCCATCTTCTACCTGCGGTCCTTTGCCGACAAGGGCGGCGCACAGCTGTACGTGCCCAAGGGGCGGTGGCTCACCGGCAGCTTCAACCTCACCAGCCACCTCACCCTCTTCCTGGAGAAGGACGCTGTCATCATAGGCACCAAG GATGTGACACAATGGCCAATTGTGGAACCTTTGCCATCATATGGCCAAGGAATTGATCTTCCGGGTGCAAGGCATCGCAGCTTAATAAATGGGCACAATGTTACCGATGTCATAATTACAG GGAACAATGGAATCGTAGACGGCCAGGGTTTGATATGGTGGAATTGGTTTCGCTCAAACAAATTGAACTATAGCCGGCCTCATCTTGTGGAGTTTGAGGATTCGGAAGAAATTGTGATTTCGAACTTGACATTTTTAGATTCTCCAGCATGGGGTATACATCCTGTGTATTGCAG CAATGTAACAATCCGTAATGTCACAATCGAGACTGAATTGGATGCTCCACTCACCAATGGAATTGTCCCAG ATTCATGCTCGAATATGTGCATTGAGGACAGCAGAATTAGCGTCGGTCATGATGCCATCTCATTAAAAAGTGGGTGGGACAACTATGGCATTACATTTGGAAGGCCAACCTCAGATATTCACATTAGTAGAGTGGATCTGCAAGCCTCACTGGGAGCTGCTCTTGCATTTGGCAGTGAGATGTCTGGTGGGATCTCGGATGTTCATGTTGATCACCTTCATATTCATGGTTCATCCAAAGGTATATCCTTCAGGACCGCACCAGGCCGTGGTGGTTATATAAGGGATGCGATAGTATCAGATGTCCAAATGGAAGACGTCCATGTTGCAATCGAGTTCACCGGCGATTGGTCAAgccatcctgatgaacattttgatttGTCTGCACTCCCGGAGATCAGTGGAATCACCTTAAAAGACATGGTTGGAAAAAACATTTCGTTTGCAGGAGTTTTGTCGGGAATCGATGGTGATCCTTTCACCAATATCTGCCTCTCCAATATCAATTTCAGCATAGCTGATTCAGCGCATTCCGCCTCTTGGTCTTGCTCCAACATTTCTGGATACTCCGAGTCAGTATTTCCTGAGGCTTGTTCCGACCTCCACAGTCAATCATCAAATTCCTCCATCTGCTCATCCACCCTTAGCTACCATGCCCTTGCGACAGCGTAA
- the LOC123102593 gene encoding probable polygalacturonase isoform X2 produces the protein MARLVVLASLLAVIGLAQGEAQCARYSGRPRPHSVTITEFGAVGDGLTVNTVPFQNAIFYLRSFADKGGAQLYVPKGRWLTGSFNLTSHLTLFLEKDAVIIGTKDVTQWPIVEPLPSYGQGIDLPGARHRSLINGHNVTDVIITGNNGIVDGQGLIWWNWFRSNKLNYSRPHLVEFEDSEEIVISNLTFLDSPAWGIHPVYCSNVTIRNVTIETELDAPLTNGIVPDSCSNMCIEDSRISVGHDAISLKSGWDNYGITFGRPTSDIHISRVDLQASLGAALAFGSEMSGGISDVHVDHLHIHGSSKGISFRTAPGRGGYIRDAIVSDVQMEDVHVAIEFTGDWSSHPDEHFDLSALPEISGITLKDMVGKNISFAGVLSGIDGDPFTNICLSNINFSIADSAHSASWSCSNISGYSESVFPEACSDLHSQSSNSSICSSTLSYHALATA, from the exons ATGGCGAGGCTA GTAGTTCTGGCATCGCTGCTTGCCGTAATTGGCCTCGCGCAGGGGGAGGCGCAATGTGCGCGGTACAGCGGGCGGCCGCGGCCACATAGCGTGACCATCACTGAGTTTGGGGCCGTCGGCGACGGCCTGACCGTCAATACGGTGCCCTTCCAGAACGCCATCTTCTACCTGCGGTCCTTTGCCGACAAGGGCGGCGCACAGCTGTACGTGCCCAAGGGGCGGTGGCTCACCGGCAGCTTCAACCTCACCAGCCACCTCACCCTCTTCCTGGAGAAGGACGCTGTCATCATAGGCACCAAG GATGTGACACAATGGCCAATTGTGGAACCTTTGCCATCATATGGCCAAGGAATTGATCTTCCGGGTGCAAGGCATCGCAGCTTAATAAATGGGCACAATGTTACCGATGTCATAATTACAG GGAACAATGGAATCGTAGACGGCCAGGGTTTGATATGGTGGAATTGGTTTCGCTCAAACAAATTGAACTATAGCCGGCCTCATCTTGTGGAGTTTGAGGATTCGGAAGAAATTGTGATTTCGAACTTGACATTTTTAGATTCTCCAGCATGGGGTATACATCCTGTGTATTGCAG CAATGTAACAATCCGTAATGTCACAATCGAGACTGAATTGGATGCTCCACTCACCAATGGAATTGTCCCAG ATTCATGCTCGAATATGTGCATTGAGGACAGCAGAATTAGCGTCGGTCATGATGCCATCTCATTAAAAAGTGGGTGGGACAACTATGGCATTACATTTGGAAGGCCAACCTCAGATATTCACATTAGTAGAGTGGATCTGCAAGCCTCACTGGGAGCTGCTCTTGCATTTGGCAGTGAGATGTCTGGTGGGATCTCGGATGTTCATGTTGATCACCTTCATATTCATGGTTCATCCAAAGGTATATCCTTCAGGACCGCACCAGGCCGTGGTGGTTATATAAGGGATGCGATAGTATCAGATGTCCAAATGGAAGACGTCCATGTTGCAATCGAGTTCACCGGCGATTGGTCAAgccatcctgatgaacattttgatttGTCTGCACTCCCGGAGATCAGTGGAATCACCTTAAAAGACATGGTTGGAAAAAACATTTCGTTTGCAGGAGTTTTGTCGGGAATCGATGGTGATCCTTTCACCAATATCTGCCTCTCCAATATCAATTTCAGCATAGCTGATTCAGCGCATTCCGCCTCTTGGTCTTGCTCCAACATTTCTGGATACTCCGAGTCAGTATTTCCTGAGGCTTGTTCCGACCTCCACAGTCAATCATCAAATTCCTCCATCTGCTCATCCACCCTTAGCTACCATGCCCTTGCGACAGCGTAA